From one Streptomyces sp. NBC_01478 genomic stretch:
- the thiC gene encoding phosphomethylpyrimidine synthase ThiC, producing the protein MTNKDARTSAVSQDEQPISGEESARAEQQTGADQPPEAGKSIGWHKGYVAGSRPDLRVPVRQVHLTNGQSVTLYDTSGPYTDPLVDTDVRRGLAPLRENWIIARGDTEEYAGRPVRPEDDGIKHTSPRGGLRNLDAVFPGRPRQPRRGRDGVAVTQLAYARRGEVTPEMEFVAVRENVSPEVVREEIAAGRAVLPANVNHPEIEPMIIGKRFLVKVNANIGNSAVTSSIEEEVEKMTWATRWGADTVMDLSTGRNIHTTREWVLRNSPVPIGTVPLYQALEKVDGRAEELTWEIYKDTVLEQAEQGVDYMTVHAGVRLPFVPLTANRKTGIVSRGGSIMAAWCLAHHKESFLYENFEELCEILAAYDVTYSLGDGLRPGSIADANDEAQFAELRTLGELNTIAKRFNVQTMIEGPGHVPMHKIKENIDLQQEICDEAPFYTLGPLTTDVAPAYDHITSGIGAAMIAWWGTAMLCYVTPKEHLGLPNRDDVKTGVITYKIAAHAADLAKGHPGAQEWDDALSDARFEFRWEDQFNLALDPDTAREFHDETLPAEPAKTAHFCSMCGPKFCSMKISQSITAQFGGTAAAGATAEEVAEGMLQKSKEFAASGGRVYLPLAD; encoded by the coding sequence ATGACCAACAAGGACGCACGCACGTCTGCCGTCAGCCAGGACGAACAGCCCATTTCGGGCGAGGAGTCGGCGCGGGCCGAGCAGCAGACGGGGGCCGATCAGCCCCCGGAGGCCGGGAAGTCCATCGGCTGGCACAAGGGGTACGTCGCGGGCTCGCGCCCCGATCTGCGAGTACCGGTCCGTCAGGTGCACCTCACCAATGGGCAGTCGGTGACGCTGTACGACACCTCCGGCCCGTACACCGATCCGCTCGTCGACACCGACGTCCGCAGGGGACTGGCGCCGCTGCGGGAGAACTGGATCATCGCCCGCGGCGACACCGAGGAGTACGCGGGCCGTCCCGTCCGCCCCGAGGACGACGGGATCAAGCACACCTCGCCGCGCGGCGGACTGCGCAACCTCGACGCGGTCTTCCCTGGGCGGCCACGTCAGCCGCGGCGCGGACGGGACGGCGTGGCGGTCACGCAACTCGCCTACGCGCGACGGGGCGAGGTCACGCCCGAGATGGAGTTCGTGGCCGTACGGGAGAACGTTTCGCCCGAAGTGGTCCGGGAGGAGATCGCGGCGGGGCGTGCGGTGCTGCCGGCCAACGTGAACCATCCGGAGATCGAGCCGATGATCATCGGCAAGCGGTTCCTGGTGAAGGTCAACGCCAACATCGGCAATTCCGCGGTCACTTCCTCGATCGAGGAGGAGGTCGAGAAGATGACCTGGGCGACCCGCTGGGGCGCCGACACGGTCATGGACCTGTCGACCGGCCGCAACATCCACACCACCCGCGAGTGGGTGCTGCGCAACTCCCCCGTCCCCATCGGCACGGTGCCGCTCTACCAGGCGCTCGAAAAGGTCGACGGCCGTGCCGAGGAGCTGACCTGGGAGATCTACAAGGACACGGTCCTCGAACAGGCCGAACAGGGCGTGGACTACATGACCGTCCACGCGGGCGTACGGCTGCCGTTCGTACCGCTGACGGCGAACCGCAAGACGGGCATCGTCTCGCGCGGCGGCTCGATCATGGCGGCCTGGTGTCTGGCGCACCACAAGGAGTCGTTCCTGTACGAGAACTTCGAGGAGCTGTGCGAGATCCTCGCCGCCTACGACGTCACGTACTCGCTCGGCGACGGCCTGCGGCCCGGTTCGATCGCGGACGCCAACGACGAGGCGCAGTTCGCGGAGTTGCGGACGCTCGGGGAACTCAACACGATCGCGAAGCGTTTCAACGTACAGACCATGATCGAGGGCCCGGGGCATGTCCCGATGCACAAGATCAAGGAGAACATCGACCTTCAGCAGGAGATCTGTGATGAAGCTCCGTTCTATACGCTCGGCCCGCTGACGACGGACGTCGCGCCGGCGTACGACCACATCACTTCCGGCATCGGTGCCGCGATGATCGCCTGGTGGGGCACGGCCATGCTCTGCTATGTCACGCCCAAGGAGCACTTGGGCCTGCCCAATCGTGACGACGTCAAGACCGGCGTCATCACCTACAAGATCGCCGCCCACGCAGCCGACCTCGCCAAGGGGCACCCAGGTGCGCAGGAGTGGGACGACGCGCTGTCCGACGCCCGCTTCGAGTTCCGCTGGGAGGACCAGTTCAATCTGGCCCTCGACCCGGACACGGCACGGGAGTTCCACGACGAGACGCTTCCGGCGGAGCCGGCCAAGACGGCGCACTTCTGCTCGATGTGCGGGCCGAAGTTCTGCTCGATGAAGATCAGCCAAAGCATCACAGCGCAGTTCGGCGGTACGGCGGCCGCCGGGGCGACGGCGGAGGAGGTTGCCGAGGGGATGCTGCAGAAGTCGAAGGAGTTCGCGGCCAGCGGGGGCCGGGTGTACTTGCCGCTGGCGGACTGA
- a CDS encoding YibE/F family protein, translating into MTTTQQPPYPPTGPPHGHDHGHGSGGDHGSGSGDDHGSHGDGGHGSGAGGGHGHSHSHGPAAPVSRHLRKVIAAILIPFTVAVVVGMVVLWPGGAPSHKRTGVGFDRQTQQATVTKVVSVSCASVNASGGGSTGDTSTAEGSSAAQEAAGTCKKATVTVSSGKDKGRTFTEIVQPDQSRQLHQGEKVVVAYEPSAPRDLQYSVTDVNRKVPMALLAGIFALVVVVVGRLRGVMALAALAISFMILNFFILPAILHGSNPLIVAVVGSSAIMLIALYMCHGLSARTSVAVLGTLMSLVLIGVLGSGFIDWAALTGNTDDNTGLIHGLYPSIDMSGLLLAGVIIGSLGVLDDVTVTQTSAVWELHEANPSMGWRGLYRAGIRIGRDHIASVVNTLVLAYAGAALPLLLLFSIAQSSVGAVANSELVAEEIVRTLVGSIGLVASVPVTTALAALVVSADRPGPEAVPAGAGAATADTATSGTAEPAPSAKPGAARGGKGRRRKH; encoded by the coding sequence GTGACCACGACACAGCAGCCCCCGTACCCGCCGACCGGGCCGCCGCATGGCCACGACCACGGCCACGGCTCGGGAGGCGACCACGGCTCCGGGTCCGGGGACGACCACGGTTCCCACGGGGACGGCGGGCACGGTTCCGGTGCGGGCGGCGGACACGGTCACTCGCACAGCCATGGCCCCGCCGCCCCCGTCTCCCGTCACCTCCGGAAGGTCATCGCGGCGATCCTGATCCCGTTCACGGTGGCGGTCGTGGTCGGGATGGTGGTGCTGTGGCCCGGCGGGGCCCCCTCGCACAAGCGCACCGGAGTCGGCTTCGACCGGCAGACACAGCAGGCGACGGTCACCAAGGTCGTCAGCGTGAGCTGCGCGTCGGTGAACGCCTCGGGCGGTGGCTCGACCGGGGACACCTCCACCGCAGAGGGTTCCTCGGCGGCACAGGAGGCGGCCGGCACCTGCAAGAAGGCCACGGTCACGGTCAGCAGCGGCAAGGACAAGGGCCGTACGTTCACGGAGATCGTGCAGCCCGACCAGTCACGGCAGTTGCATCAGGGCGAGAAGGTCGTGGTCGCGTACGAGCCCTCCGCGCCCAGGGATCTGCAGTACTCCGTCACCGATGTGAACCGTAAGGTCCCGATGGCACTGCTCGCCGGGATCTTCGCGCTGGTCGTCGTGGTGGTGGGCCGGCTGCGCGGTGTCATGGCGCTGGCCGCGCTGGCCATCAGCTTCATGATCCTGAACTTCTTCATCCTGCCCGCGATCCTGCACGGCTCGAACCCGCTGATCGTGGCGGTGGTCGGATCGAGCGCCATCATGCTGATCGCCCTCTACATGTGCCACGGGCTGTCGGCCCGTACGTCCGTGGCGGTGCTCGGCACCCTGATGTCGCTGGTGCTGATCGGCGTCCTGGGCTCGGGTTTCATCGACTGGGCCGCGCTCACCGGCAACACGGACGACAACACGGGCCTGATCCACGGGCTGTACCCGTCGATCGACATGAGCGGTCTGCTGCTCGCCGGCGTCATCATCGGTTCGCTCGGTGTGCTCGACGATGTGACGGTCACCCAGACGTCGGCGGTCTGGGAGCTGCACGAGGCCAACCCCTCGATGGGCTGGCGCGGGCTGTACCGCGCCGGCATCCGCATCGGCCGCGACCACATCGCCTCCGTCGTCAACACACTCGTCCTCGCCTACGCGGGCGCCGCCCTGCCCCTGTTGCTGCTCTTCTCCATCGCGCAGAGCAGCGTGGGGGCGGTCGCCAACAGCGAGTTGGTCGCGGAGGAGATCGTGCGCACGCTGGTGGGTTCGATCGGCCTGGTCGCGTCGGTACCGGTCACCACGGCCCTCGCGGCCCTGGTGGTCTCGGCGGACCGACCAGGACCCGAGGCGGTTCCGGCGGGTGCGGGCGCGGCTACGGCGGACACGGCCACGTCAGGTACGGCCGAGCCGGCGCCGAGTGCCAAGCCCGGGGCGGCGCGCGGCGGGAAGGGCCGTCGCCGCAAGCACTGA
- a CDS encoding SsgA family sporulation/cell division regulator has translation MRESVQAEVMMSFLVSEELSFRIPVELGYETCDPYAVRLTFHLPGDAPVTWTFGRELLIDGVGIACGEGDVRIEPVDPETLGEVLIRLQVGGDQALFRTGAAPLVAFLDRTDRLVPLGQEGALADFDAHLDQALDRILAEEQSAG, from the coding sequence ATGCGCGAGTCCGTACAGGCAGAGGTCATGATGAGCTTCCTCGTTTCCGAGGAGCTCTCCTTCCGTATCCCGGTCGAGCTGGGCTACGAGACATGCGATCCGTACGCCGTGCGGCTGACCTTCCATTTGCCGGGAGACGCCCCGGTGACCTGGACCTTCGGCCGGGAGCTGCTGATCGACGGGGTGGGCATCGCGTGCGGGGAAGGTGATGTGCGGATCGAGCCCGTCGATCCCGAGACGCTGGGCGAGGTGCTGATCCGGCTTCAGGTGGGCGGCGACCAGGCGCTGTTCCGCACCGGCGCGGCACCGCTCGTGGCGTTCCTCGACCGCACCGACCGGCTGGTTCCGCTCGGCCAGGAGGGCGCCCTCGCGGACTTCGACGCACACCTCGACCAGGCGTTGGACCGCATCCTGGCGGAGGAACAGAGCGCCGGCTGA
- a CDS encoding IclR family transcriptional regulator, which yields MATPPQQRSATATDQQRSTAALDPRRDATTTDPPQQPGATLIGSVQRAMRLLESVAGHGHGAPAKQLARETGLALPTAYHLLRTLVHEGYLRRDKGLFFLGEAAERLSSSGAQEKRRSTIVDALAHWRDLIGAPVYYAMYRDGEIEVLCVSDTPGSPAVEEWADFRETGHAHAIGQCLLAQLDEGVRRDHLDRYPVRSLTPYTVRDSQSLVRRLDRMRRTEQVVERQEYALGTVCAAIPITLGATAATMAISLPSHQADRLPAAARQLQTEVGRLLGSLALSISI from the coding sequence GTGGCGACCCCGCCGCAGCAGCGCTCCGCGACGGCCACCGACCAGCAGCGCTCCACCGCGGCCCTTGACCCGCGGCGCGACGCGACGACCACCGACCCGCCGCAGCAGCCTGGCGCCACCCTCATCGGCTCCGTCCAACGGGCCATGCGTCTGCTGGAGTCCGTCGCCGGGCACGGACACGGAGCACCCGCCAAGCAACTGGCCCGCGAGACCGGCCTCGCCCTCCCCACGGCGTACCACCTGCTGCGCACCCTGGTGCACGAGGGCTATCTCCGCCGCGACAAGGGGCTGTTCTTCCTCGGGGAGGCGGCGGAGCGGCTGAGCAGCAGCGGAGCGCAGGAGAAACGTCGCAGCACGATCGTCGACGCGCTGGCGCACTGGCGGGATCTGATCGGTGCGCCGGTGTACTACGCGATGTACCGCGACGGCGAGATCGAGGTCCTGTGCGTCTCCGACACCCCCGGCAGTCCGGCGGTCGAGGAGTGGGCGGACTTCCGTGAGACGGGGCACGCGCACGCGATCGGCCAGTGTCTGCTGGCCCAGTTGGACGAGGGCGTCCGCCGTGACCACCTCGACCGCTACCCCGTGCGGTCCCTCACGCCGTACACCGTGCGCGACAGCCAGTCCCTGGTGCGGCGCCTGGACCGGATGCGGCGGACGGAGCAGGTGGTGGAGCGTCAGGAGTACGCGCTGGGGACGGTCTGCGCGGCGATTCCGATCACGCTCGGCGCCACGGCGGCCACGATGGCCATCTCCCTGCCCTCGCATCAGGCCGATCGGCTGCCGGCCGCGGCTCGGCAGTTGCAGACCGAGGTCGGCAGGCTTCTGGGGTCGCTCGCGCTCTCTATCAGTATCTGA
- a CDS encoding DUF5326 family protein, which yields MREIFAGLPWWVKWVAVPVIALFVFGGLIATVLHFLIGLLFNVLIFVALVGGLIYVVRRFMSSSSSRSDW from the coding sequence ATGCGAGAGATCTTCGCGGGACTGCCGTGGTGGGTGAAGTGGGTCGCGGTGCCGGTCATCGCCCTGTTCGTGTTCGGCGGACTGATAGCGACCGTCCTGCACTTCCTGATCGGGCTGCTCTTCAATGTGCTGATCTTCGTGGCGCTGGTCGGCGGACTGATCTACGTCGTGCGGAGGTTCATGTCGAGTTCCTCCTCACGCAGCGACTGGTGA
- a CDS encoding cupin domain-containing protein — translation MKAFRLDELEAERAVNDGAYLQFLREKNMSVGLYALDAGEHDRQQPHNQDEVYFVVSGRAAITVGMETTQVARGSVVYVPAGVAHKFHHISEDLRVLVVFSPPEA, via the coding sequence ATGAAGGCATTCCGGTTGGATGAACTGGAGGCGGAGCGTGCCGTCAACGACGGTGCATACCTCCAGTTCCTGCGCGAGAAGAACATGTCGGTCGGCCTGTACGCGCTCGACGCCGGTGAGCACGACCGGCAGCAGCCGCACAACCAGGACGAGGTGTACTTCGTCGTGAGCGGCCGGGCCGCGATCACCGTCGGCATGGAGACCACCCAGGTGGCGCGCGGCAGCGTCGTCTATGTGCCGGCCGGGGTCGCCCACAAGTTCCACCACATCAGCGAGGACCTGCGCGTGCTGGTGGTGTTCTCGCCTCCGGAGGCCTGA
- a CDS encoding phage holin family protein, producing MKNFLVKTIANAGALAVAVWLLDKITLTGDSTFKKFWTLLLVALVFGLVNFLVKPIVKVLTFPLFLLTLGLITLVVNALMLMLTSWLADKLDLSFHVDGFWTAVLGGLIISVVSWALNVVLPEGD from the coding sequence ATGAAGAATTTCCTAGTCAAGACGATCGCCAACGCGGGTGCCCTGGCGGTCGCCGTATGGCTGCTCGACAAGATCACTCTGACCGGTGACAGCACCTTCAAGAAGTTCTGGACACTGCTCCTCGTCGCCCTGGTCTTCGGCCTGGTGAACTTCCTGGTCAAGCCGATCGTCAAGGTGCTGACCTTCCCGCTGTTCCTCCTGACGCTCGGTCTGATCACCCTGGTGGTCAACGCGCTGATGCTGATGCTCACCTCGTGGCTGGCCGACAAGCTCGACCTGAGTTTCCACGTCGACGGCTTCTGGACCGCCGTCCTGGGCGGCCTCATCATCTCGGTCGTCTCCTGGGCGCTCAACGTCGTCCTGCCCGAGGGGGACTGA
- a CDS encoding low molecular weight protein-tyrosine-phosphatase, whose amino-acid sequence MTYRVSFVCTGNICRSPMAESVFRARVAEAGLDGLVEVDSAGTDGWHEGDGADPRAVAVLEEHGYGTDHVARRFQGSWFPRLDLVIALDSGHRKTLRRLAPTEQDVEKVHLLRSYDPAVGDDLDVPDPYYGGLGGFEECLEMVEAASAGLLAAVRDEVEGRAV is encoded by the coding sequence ATGACGTACCGCGTCAGCTTCGTCTGCACCGGCAACATCTGCCGTTCGCCGATGGCCGAATCGGTCTTCCGCGCGCGGGTGGCGGAGGCCGGGCTCGACGGTCTGGTCGAGGTCGACAGCGCGGGTACGGACGGCTGGCACGAGGGCGACGGCGCCGACCCGCGCGCCGTCGCCGTCCTGGAGGAGCACGGCTACGGGACCGACCATGTCGCCCGCCGCTTCCAGGGCTCCTGGTTCCCCCGCCTGGACCTCGTCATCGCCCTCGACTCCGGCCACCGCAAGACCCTGCGCCGCCTCGCACCCACCGAGCAGGACGTCGAGAAGGTCCACCTGCTCCGCTCCTACGACCCCGCCGTCGGCGACGACCTCGACGTACCGGACCCGTACTACGGGGGCCTGGGCGGCTTCGAGGAGTGTCTTGAGATGGTGGAGGCGGCGAGCGCGGGTCTGCTCGCCGCGGTGCGTGACGAAGTGGAGGGACGAGCGGTATGA
- a CDS encoding cystathionine gamma-lyase, which produces MSDSATAGGVGSGAGDGTRAVRAGLPEPVKYEPTLPGPVFAAHFHLPGEATGPYKYGRDENPTWTHLERAIGELEAPGQDGVETLVFASGMAAISSVLFSQLRAGDAVVLPDDGYQVLPLVREQLTAYGIEVRTAPTGGDAQLDLLDGAKLLWMETPSNPGLDVCDVRRLADAAHARGALVAVDNTLASPLGQRPLELGADFAVASGTKQLTGHGDVLLGYVAGTDASAMAAVRRWRKVVGAIPGPMEAWLAHRSIATLQLRVDRQNATALILAKALRERAEVTGLRYPGLPDDPSYKIASQQMRRYGCVVSFTLPTRTRAERFLDALRLVDDATSFGGVRSTAERRGRWGGDAVPEGFVRLSVGAEDPEDLLADVLRALDESAR; this is translated from the coding sequence ATGAGTGATTCCGCTACAGCCGGAGGTGTCGGGAGCGGTGCGGGGGACGGCACGCGCGCGGTGCGGGCCGGTCTGCCCGAGCCGGTCAAGTACGAACCCACGCTCCCCGGGCCTGTCTTCGCCGCGCACTTCCATCTCCCGGGCGAGGCGACGGGCCCGTACAAGTACGGCCGTGACGAGAACCCGACCTGGACCCACTTGGAGCGCGCCATCGGCGAGCTGGAGGCGCCCGGGCAGGACGGCGTCGAGACACTCGTGTTCGCCTCCGGGATGGCCGCCATCTCGTCGGTGCTCTTCTCCCAGTTGCGCGCCGGAGACGCGGTCGTCCTGCCCGACGACGGCTATCAGGTACTGCCCCTGGTACGCGAGCAGTTGACGGCGTACGGCATCGAGGTGCGCACCGCGCCGACCGGCGGGGACGCCCAGCTCGACCTCCTCGACGGCGCGAAGCTGCTGTGGATGGAGACCCCGTCCAACCCCGGGCTCGACGTGTGTGACGTACGACGGCTCGCCGACGCGGCACACGCGCGTGGCGCCCTCGTGGCCGTCGACAACACCCTCGCCTCGCCCCTGGGGCAGCGCCCGCTGGAGCTCGGCGCCGACTTCGCCGTGGCGAGCGGCACCAAGCAGCTCACCGGGCACGGGGACGTCCTCCTCGGGTACGTCGCCGGAACCGACGCCTCGGCGATGGCCGCCGTACGCCGGTGGCGCAAGGTCGTCGGCGCGATTCCTGGGCCCATGGAGGCCTGGCTCGCGCACCGCTCGATCGCCACGCTCCAGTTGCGGGTGGACCGGCAGAACGCCACCGCGCTGATCCTCGCGAAGGCCCTGCGCGAGCGGGCCGAGGTGACGGGCCTGCGCTATCCGGGGCTGCCCGACGACCCCTCGTACAAGATCGCCTCGCAGCAGATGCGGCGCTACGGGTGTGTGGTGTCGTTCACGCTGCCCACGCGCACGCGTGCCGAGCGTTTTCTCGACGCGCTGCGGCTCGTGGACGACGCGACGAGCTTCGGCGGGGTGCGGTCCACCGCCGAGCGGCGGGGCCGCTGGGGAGGGGACGCGGTACCGGAGGGCTTCGTTCGTCTCTCGGTCGGTGCCGAGGACCCCGAGGACCTGCTGGCCGATGTGCTGCGTGCGCTGGACGAGTCGGCGCGGTGA
- a CDS encoding LysR family transcriptional regulator, producing MDLALLRTFVTVHRAGSFTRAAALLGLSQPAVTSQIRTLERQLGRPLFLRQARGVTPTTMGDELAHKAAPHLDALVEIAETGPDNDSSLRTLHLAGPPEFTAERALPALTELTGEDGQGFALRASFGNAEETLEGLAAGHHDLAISTARPRGALLTATTLCDEEHILVAAPHRAEQLDPEKLGPKDAPALDDLPVIEVHESLPFVSRYWASVFDSRPAAPGTVIVPDLRAVLACAIVGAGLAVLPRYLCALALERGEVVPLHEPAIPPLRTYFLVVRTGTLAMPHIARAHEWLQRAATNWF from the coding sequence ATGGATCTGGCCTTGCTGCGCACCTTCGTGACCGTGCACCGGGCCGGCTCCTTCACCCGCGCCGCAGCCCTGCTCGGCCTCTCCCAGCCGGCCGTGACGTCCCAGATCCGCACCCTGGAACGGCAGTTGGGCCGCCCCCTGTTCCTGCGCCAGGCCCGTGGGGTCACCCCCACGACCATGGGCGACGAACTCGCGCACAAGGCCGCGCCCCATCTCGACGCCCTCGTGGAGATAGCCGAGACCGGGCCCGACAACGACTCCTCGCTGCGCACCCTGCATCTCGCCGGTCCCCCCGAGTTCACCGCCGAGCGGGCGCTGCCCGCCCTCACGGAACTGACCGGGGAGGACGGCCAGGGCTTCGCGCTGCGCGCGTCCTTCGGGAATGCCGAGGAGACACTGGAAGGACTGGCCGCCGGACATCATGATCTGGCCATCAGCACGGCCCGTCCGCGGGGCGCTCTGCTCACCGCGACAACCCTCTGCGACGAGGAGCACATCCTGGTCGCCGCCCCTCACCGGGCGGAACAACTCGACCCCGAGAAGCTCGGCCCCAAGGACGCACCCGCCCTGGACGACCTCCCCGTGATCGAGGTCCACGAGTCGCTGCCCTTCGTCTCCCGCTACTGGGCCTCGGTCTTCGACTCCCGCCCGGCCGCCCCGGGCACCGTGATCGTGCCGGACCTCCGCGCGGTCCTCGCCTGCGCGATCGTCGGCGCCGGGCTCGCGGTACTGCCCCGCTATCTGTGCGCCCTCGCGCTGGAGCGCGGTGAGGTCGTCCCGCTCCACGAACCCGCGATACCGCCGCTGCGGACGTATTTCCTCGTGGTGCGCACCGGCACTCTCGCGATGCCGCACATCGCCCGGGCCCACGAGTGGCTGCAGCGGGCTGCCACCAACTGGTTCTGA
- a CDS encoding NUDIX hydrolase — MTVRPVVKRTARAVLLDGDALILIKRTKPGVDPYWVTPGGGVEPGDTTVVDALHREVYEELGAKITDVVPCFVDTVEHIGADAASTGVKVQHFFVCHLESMDPALRHGPEVDEPLGEYEIVRVPFTRVGIASVHLVPLSLRHYLDGNIEGVRAMHAPDLG, encoded by the coding sequence ATGACCGTCCGACCCGTGGTCAAGCGCACCGCTCGTGCCGTTCTCCTCGACGGCGACGCCCTGATCTTGATCAAGCGCACCAAGCCCGGTGTCGATCCCTACTGGGTCACGCCCGGTGGCGGGGTCGAACCCGGGGACACCACCGTCGTCGATGCCCTGCACCGGGAGGTGTACGAGGAGCTCGGCGCCAAGATCACCGATGTGGTGCCCTGCTTCGTGGACACCGTCGAGCACATCGGCGCGGACGCGGCCTCTACCGGCGTGAAGGTGCAGCACTTCTTCGTCTGCCACCTGGAGTCCATGGACCCGGCGCTACGACACGGCCCCGAAGTGGACGAGCCCCTCGGCGAGTACGAGATCGTCAGAGTGCCGTTCACCCGGGTCGGCATCGCGTCCGTCCACCTCGTGCCCCTGTCTCTACGGCACTACCTGGACGGCAACATCGAAGGGGTCCGCGCGATGCACGCCCCCGACCTGGGCTGA
- a CDS encoding globin domain-containing protein — protein sequence MDAPTTASADNGPSGGGNGGSGWFSPRKQPEVPPGEERRTTEGRGRRPAVLRPVRRAALESKELPPTESSGPPAPPTSPAPPALSTPPAPFTPPVRSGDGAASDPSPYAAQQDVAPVAPAQQRIPSAATVPQPSPPAGPVAPAPAQTAPPPLAPQPALPEPAAPAPTVAEAATVTSVAPVRVPAQRSAGPVTEKAASPDAVLIRRTMTEVGPVADKVTSYFYALLFVRHPELRSLFPAAMDTQRDRLLKALLTAAEHIDNTEVLVAYLQNLGRGHRKYGTRAEHYPAVGECLIGALNKYASAVWDAETEAAWVRAYTTISQVMIDAAAADELRAPAWWHAEVVTHDLRTRDVAVVTLRPDQPYPFLAGQYTSLETPWWPRIWRHYSFASAPRSDGLLTFHVKAVPAGWVSNALVHRARPGDVIRLGPPAGSMTVDHTTDSGLLCVGGGTGIAPIKALVEDVAERGERRPVEVFYGARTDHDLYDIDTMLRLQQSYPWLTVRPVVDQQAHLQLPDAIRTYGPWGGYDAYVSGPPGMIRSGVDVLKDVGIPAERIRHDSVEELVAAGD from the coding sequence ATGGACGCTCCGACCACCGCGTCGGCCGACAACGGCCCGTCCGGCGGCGGCAACGGCGGAAGCGGCTGGTTCAGTCCGCGCAAGCAGCCGGAGGTGCCTCCGGGCGAAGAGCGTAGAACGACGGAGGGACGGGGACGGCGCCCGGCCGTGCTGCGTCCGGTCCGCAGGGCCGCGCTGGAGAGCAAAGAGCTTCCGCCCACGGAGAGTTCGGGCCCACCGGCTCCGCCCACCTCACCAGCTCCGCCTGCCCTGTCCACGCCGCCTGCTCCGTTCACCCCGCCGGTTCGGAGTGGCGACGGCGCCGCGTCAGATCCGAGCCCGTACGCCGCTCAGCAGGACGTAGCGCCCGTAGCGCCCGCACAGCAGCGAATACCGTCGGCCGCGACCGTCCCGCAACCCTCACCTCCCGCCGGGCCCGTGGCTCCCGCACCCGCGCAGACAGCGCCCCCGCCTCTCGCACCGCAGCCCGCCCTCCCGGAGCCCGCCGCACCCGCTCCGACTGTCGCCGAGGCTGCCACGGTCACCTCGGTCGCCCCCGTGCGCGTGCCCGCCCAGCGTTCCGCCGGTCCCGTCACCGAGAAGGCAGCCTCCCCGGACGCCGTACTCATCCGCCGGACCATGACCGAGGTCGGCCCGGTGGCCGACAAGGTCACCTCGTACTTCTACGCGCTGCTCTTCGTACGCCACCCCGAGCTGCGGTCGCTGTTCCCGGCGGCGATGGACACCCAGCGCGACCGGTTGCTCAAGGCGCTGCTCACCGCCGCCGAGCACATCGACAACACCGAGGTCCTCGTCGCGTATCTGCAGAACCTCGGCCGCGGGCACCGCAAGTACGGCACCCGGGCCGAGCACTACCCGGCCGTCGGCGAGTGCCTCATCGGCGCGCTGAACAAGTACGCCTCCGCCGTCTGGGACGCTGAGACGGAGGCGGCCTGGGTGCGGGCGTACACGACGATCTCGCAGGTCATGATCGACGCGGCCGCGGCCGACGAACTGCGCGCCCCTGCTTGGTGGCACGCGGAGGTCGTCACCCATGACCTCCGGACCCGGGACGTCGCCGTCGTCACCCTCCGCCCGGACCAGCCCTATCCCTTTCTCGCCGGGCAGTACACGAGCCTGGAGACGCCCTGGTGGCCGCGGATCTGGCGGCACTACTCCTTCGCCTCGGCGCCCCGCTCGGACGGGCTGCTGACCTTCCATGTGAAGGCAGTCCCGGCGGGCTGGGTCTCGAACGCGCTGGTGCACCGCGCCCGTCCCGGCGACGTCATCCGGCTCGGGCCGCCGGCCGGTTCGATGACCGTGGACCACACCACCGACAGCGGCCTGCTCTGCGTCGGCGGTGGCACCGGCATAGCCCCGATCAAGGCACTGGTCGAGGATGTCGCCGAGCGCGGCGAGCGGCGCCCGGTGGAGGTGTTCTACGGCGCCCGTACCGATCACGACCTCTATGACATCGACACGATGCTCCGGCTCCAGCAGTCGTATCCATGGCTCACGGTCCGGCCGGTCGTCGACCAGCAGGCGCATCTCCAACTCCCGGACGCCATACGGACGTACGGGCCATGGGGCGGGTACGACGCCTATGTCTCGGGGCCGCCCGGGATGATCCGCAGCGGTGTCGATGTCCTGAAGGACGTCGGCATCCCGGCGGAGCGCATACGGCACGACTCGGTCGAGGAGTTGGTGGCCGCCGGGGACTGA